One segment of Streptomyces bathyalis DNA contains the following:
- a CDS encoding AMP-binding protein has product MTATEPTSPTDAFRAARDTLLRHRTDYDTARTAFSWPRPEYFNWALDWFDAVAEGNDRTALHIVEEDGTAARYSFAEMRSRSAQAANWLRAQGVEPGHRVIVMLGNQVELWETLLACMKLRAVVIPATPLLGPADLSDRIDRGEARHVVVRAEDTAKFATVEGDYTRIAVGGGGSPEEGWLAYEDVYGASPDFEPGGPTRAQDTLLLYFTSGTTARPKLVEHTHVSYPVGHLATMYWIGLEPGDVHLNISSPGWAKHAWSNVFAPWNAEATIFIYNYTRFDADRLLAEIEKAGVSSFCAPPTVWRMLIQADLSKLKAVPREVVAAGEPLNPEVIEHVRRAWDRTIRDGFGQTETAVQVANSPGQQLKPGSMGRAMPGFEVTLLDPVTGEAGADEGEICLDLSARPVGLMTGYRGDDERTGEAMAGGYYRTGDIGARDEDGYITYIGRSDDVFKASDYKISPFELESALLEHEAVAEAAVVPSPDELRLAVPKAYVVLAEGWEPGPETAKVIFAHSRETLAPYKRVRVVEFAELPKTISGKIRRVELRAHAAQEPGEEFREER; this is encoded by the coding sequence ATGACGGCGACCGAGCCCACCAGCCCCACCGACGCCTTCCGCGCCGCCCGGGACACCCTGCTGCGGCACCGGACCGACTACGACACCGCGCGCACCGCCTTCTCCTGGCCCAGGCCCGAGTACTTCAACTGGGCGCTCGACTGGTTCGACGCCGTCGCCGAGGGCAACGACCGCACCGCGCTGCACATCGTCGAGGAGGACGGCACCGCGGCCCGCTACTCCTTCGCGGAGATGCGCTCACGTTCGGCGCAGGCCGCCAACTGGCTCCGTGCGCAGGGCGTCGAGCCCGGCCACCGCGTCATCGTGATGCTCGGCAACCAGGTCGAGCTGTGGGAGACACTGCTGGCCTGCATGAAGCTGCGCGCCGTCGTCATCCCGGCGACCCCGCTGCTCGGCCCGGCGGACCTTTCCGACCGGATCGACCGCGGTGAGGCCCGCCATGTCGTCGTACGGGCCGAGGACACGGCCAAGTTCGCGACCGTGGAGGGCGACTACACCCGTATCGCCGTCGGCGGCGGCGGGAGTCCGGAGGAGGGCTGGCTCGCCTACGAGGACGTCTACGGCGCCTCACCGGACTTCGAGCCCGGCGGTCCCACCCGTGCCCAGGACACGCTGCTGCTCTACTTCACCTCCGGCACCACGGCCCGGCCCAAGCTGGTCGAGCACACCCATGTCTCCTATCCCGTCGGTCACTTGGCGACGATGTACTGGATCGGGCTGGAGCCGGGGGACGTGCACCTCAACATCTCCTCGCCCGGGTGGGCCAAGCACGCGTGGTCGAACGTCTTCGCTCCCTGGAACGCGGAAGCGACGATCTTCATCTACAACTACACGCGCTTCGACGCGGACCGGCTCCTCGCCGAGATCGAGAAGGCCGGCGTGAGCAGCTTCTGCGCGCCGCCCACCGTGTGGCGCATGCTCATCCAGGCCGACCTGAGCAAGCTGAAGGCCGTGCCGCGCGAGGTCGTCGCCGCGGGCGAGCCGCTCAACCCCGAGGTCATCGAGCATGTGCGGCGTGCCTGGGACAGGACCATCCGCGACGGGTTCGGCCAGACCGAGACGGCGGTGCAGGTCGCCAACTCCCCGGGGCAGCAGCTCAAGCCGGGTTCCATGGGACGGGCCATGCCGGGGTTCGAGGTGACGCTGCTCGACCCGGTGACGGGAGAGGCGGGCGCCGACGAGGGCGAGATCTGCCTCGACCTGTCCGCCCGTCCCGTCGGGCTGATGACGGGTTACCGCGGCGACGACGAGCGCACCGGGGAGGCGATGGCCGGCGGCTACTACCGCACCGGCGACATCGGTGCGCGCGACGAGGACGGCTACATCACCTACATCGGGCGTTCCGACGACGTGTTCAAGGCGAGCGACTACAAGATCTCCCCGTTCGAGCTGGAGAGCGCGCTGCTGGAGCACGAGGCGGTCGCCGAGGCCGCGGTGGTGCCTTCGCCGGACGAGCTGAGGCTGGCCGTGCCGAAGGCGTACGTGGTCCTGGCGGAGGGCTGGGAGCCCGGGCCGGAGACGGCGAAGGTGATCTTCGCGCACTCGCGGGAGACGCTCGCGCCGTACAAGCGGGTCCGGGTCGTCGAGTTCGCCGAACTGCCGAAGACGATCTCCGGGAAGATCCGCCGCGTCGAGCTGCGGGCGCACGCGGCACAGGAGCCGGGGGAGGAGTTCCGCGAGGAGCGCTGA
- the gcl gene encoding glyoxylate carboligase, with protein MAPKRMPAMNAAVSIMVDEGVDIAFGCPGAAILPLYKAMEEDGRIDHLTVRHEEGATHMADGWARTNGKVGVAIATSGPGATNLVTGLYTAQADSIPMVCLTGQAVSPKLHQEAFQAVDIVEIAKPVTKWAVQIKEPAQIPWAFREAFRIARAGRPGPVLIDLPLDLAKREITYDAEIDTRLPVPAVEPHLPRVERALDMLLAAERPLILAGGGVILADAGSELRELVEELRVPFQVTLMGKGVIEDDHELNLGTTGIQTSQRYANASFLESDFVLAVGARFGDRHTGANIDIYRGERTFVHVDIEPAQIGKVFEPDLGIVSDAGLFLTALLAEARKRKARADVGSWVERCQELKRTLVRREDFDSTPVKAPRAYKEINEAFDENTYFVTAIGLYQIWGGQHQKAYLPRHYQVCGQAGPLGWEVPAAIGVKKALEGMGEPDAEVVGIVGDYGFQYLVEELAVAAQYNVPYVLIMLNNEYLGLIRQAEIGYGMNYQVDIHYDEFGTDNVKLMEAYGCSGQRVWEPADISGAIQWARKEAVATSRPVLVEIMIEREANTPHGPDIDAVREFEEA; from the coding sequence ATGGCCCCGAAGCGAATGCCCGCGATGAACGCCGCCGTCTCGATCATGGTCGACGAGGGGGTGGACATCGCCTTCGGCTGCCCCGGCGCGGCGATCCTCCCGCTGTACAAGGCGATGGAGGAGGACGGCCGCATCGATCACCTGACGGTCCGCCACGAGGAGGGCGCGACCCACATGGCCGACGGGTGGGCCCGTACGAACGGCAAGGTCGGCGTCGCCATCGCCACCTCAGGTCCGGGGGCGACCAACCTCGTCACGGGCCTCTACACCGCGCAGGCCGACTCCATCCCGATGGTGTGCCTCACGGGCCAGGCGGTCTCGCCGAAGCTGCATCAGGAGGCGTTCCAGGCCGTCGACATCGTCGAGATCGCCAAGCCCGTCACCAAGTGGGCCGTGCAGATCAAGGAGCCGGCGCAGATCCCGTGGGCCTTCCGCGAGGCGTTCCGCATCGCCCGTGCGGGCCGTCCGGGCCCTGTGCTCATCGACCTGCCGCTGGACCTGGCCAAGCGGGAGATCACCTACGACGCGGAGATCGACACGCGGCTCCCGGTGCCCGCGGTCGAACCTCATCTGCCGCGTGTGGAGCGGGCGCTGGACATGCTGCTGGCTGCCGAGCGGCCGCTGATCCTGGCGGGCGGTGGCGTGATCCTCGCCGACGCGGGTTCGGAACTGCGGGAGCTCGTCGAGGAGTTGAGGGTTCCCTTCCAGGTCACCCTGATGGGCAAGGGCGTCATCGAGGACGACCACGAGCTGAACCTCGGCACGACCGGGATCCAGACCTCGCAGCGCTACGCCAACGCCTCGTTCCTGGAGTCCGACTTCGTGCTCGCCGTCGGCGCGCGCTTCGGCGACCGGCACACCGGCGCGAACATCGACATCTACCGCGGCGAGCGCACGTTCGTGCACGTCGACATCGAACCGGCCCAGATCGGCAAGGTCTTCGAACCGGACCTCGGCATCGTCTCCGACGCCGGTCTCTTCCTGACGGCGCTGCTTGCCGAGGCCCGCAAGCGCAAGGCGCGGGCGGACGTGGGGAGTTGGGTCGAGCGCTGCCAGGAGCTGAAGCGCACGCTGGTGCGCCGGGAGGACTTCGACTCCACGCCGGTGAAGGCACCCCGCGCGTACAAGGAGATCAACGAGGCCTTCGACGAGAACACCTACTTCGTCACCGCGATCGGGCTGTACCAGATCTGGGGCGGCCAGCATCAGAAGGCCTACCTCCCGCGGCACTACCAGGTCTGCGGACAGGCGGGCCCGCTGGGCTGGGAGGTCCCCGCGGCGATCGGCGTGAAGAAGGCACTGGAGGGGATGGGCGAGCCGGACGCCGAAGTCGTGGGCATCGTCGGCGACTACGGGTTCCAGTACCTGGTGGAGGAGCTGGCGGTCGCCGCCCAGTACAACGTGCCGTACGTGCTGATCATGCTCAACAACGAGTACCTGGGCCTGATCCGGCAGGCCGAGATCGGTTACGGCATGAACTACCAGGTCGACATCCACTACGACGAGTTCGGCACGGACAACGTCAAGCTCATGGAGGCCTACGGCTGTTCGGGACAACGCGTCTGGGAGCCGGCGGACATCTCCGGAGCGATCCAGTGGGCTCGCAAGGAGGCTGTGGCCACCTCGCGTCCCGTACTCGTGGAGATCATGATCGAGCGCGAGGCGAACACGCCGCACGGACCGGACATCGACGCCGTGCGGGAGTTCGAGGAGGCGTAA
- a CDS encoding YciI family protein, producing MKFMIMLQGTQSEYDAMDGNASAEAPAWTKDDLKAMFGFMQKLNEDLAASGELIEGQGLTAPSEAGVVTGEKDGRPLVSRDGYGVGQEVLVGYWLLECESFDRATQIAARVHSCPVPEGAVSHPVIVRPVQEEPPVAQ from the coding sequence ATGAAGTTCATGATCATGCTCCAGGGGACGCAGTCCGAGTACGACGCGATGGACGGCAACGCCTCGGCGGAAGCACCCGCCTGGACCAAGGACGACCTGAAGGCCATGTTCGGTTTCATGCAGAAGCTCAACGAGGATCTCGCCGCTTCCGGTGAACTCATCGAGGGCCAGGGCCTCACCGCACCGTCGGAGGCCGGGGTCGTCACAGGCGAGAAGGACGGCCGCCCCCTGGTGTCCCGCGACGGGTACGGCGTGGGACAGGAAGTGCTGGTCGGGTACTGGCTGCTGGAGTGCGAGAGCTTCGACCGGGCGACGCAGATCGCGGCCCGGGTGCACAGCTGCCCGGTGCCGGAGGGCGCGGTCAGCCACCCGGTGATCGTCCGTCCCGTCCAGGAGGAGCCCCCGGTCGCGCAGTAG
- a CDS encoding MFS transporter → MSPASPDATSASTTRRLLVLAICCMSLLIVSLDNTALNVALPSLQRDLNASVSGLRWTLDAYTVVIASLLMLSGSTADRVGRRRVFQTGLVLFTGGSLLCALAPGLGWLVVFRALQAVGGSMLNPVAMSIITNTFVEPRERARAIGVWGGVVGLSMAAGPLLGGALVASVSWRAIFWLNIPIGLAALLLTALFVPESRAPQPRRLDLGGQLLVMATLGTLTFAIIEGRNAGWTSPLILGCFGAGACAAAVLPLYERRRPEPLVEFRFFRSVPFSGAALTAVTSFAALTGFLFLSTLHLQNDRGLSAFEAGLHLLPMAAMTAVFAPLSGHLVAVRGARLPLLLAGVFMTASGVLFALFDAERTDMLLFTAYVLFGIGFGLVNAPITNAAVSGMPRSRSGLAASIASTSRQVGSALGVAVIGAAVAAGSDVTAWWILTGCGAAVLLLALLTTGPRARAGADRVASCLPPEPADASPASPG, encoded by the coding sequence GTGTCACCGGCCTCCCCGGACGCGACGAGCGCGAGCACCACGCGGCGCCTGCTGGTGCTGGCCATCTGCTGCATGAGCCTGCTGATCGTCAGCCTCGACAACACGGCGCTCAACGTCGCGCTGCCCTCGCTCCAGCGGGACCTGAACGCATCCGTCTCCGGGCTGCGGTGGACGCTCGACGCCTACACGGTCGTCATCGCCTCCCTGCTGATGCTCTCCGGTTCGACGGCGGACAGGGTGGGGCGGCGCCGCGTCTTCCAGACGGGGCTCGTGCTCTTCACGGGTGGCTCGCTGCTGTGCGCCCTCGCGCCGGGCCTCGGCTGGCTCGTCGTGTTCCGCGCGCTCCAGGCCGTCGGTGGTTCGATGCTCAACCCCGTCGCGATGTCGATCATCACGAACACCTTTGTCGAACCGCGGGAGCGGGCACGGGCCATCGGCGTGTGGGGCGGCGTCGTCGGGCTCTCCATGGCGGCCGGCCCGCTGCTGGGCGGCGCGCTCGTCGCGTCGGTGAGCTGGCGCGCCATCTTCTGGCTGAACATCCCCATCGGGCTCGCGGCGCTGCTGCTGACCGCGCTGTTCGTACCGGAGTCGCGCGCACCGCAGCCGCGACGGCTGGACCTGGGCGGCCAGCTGCTGGTGATGGCCACGCTCGGCACGCTCACCTTCGCCATCATCGAGGGCCGCAACGCCGGCTGGACCTCGCCGCTGATCCTCGGCTGCTTCGGCGCCGGCGCGTGCGCGGCCGCGGTTCTGCCGTTGTACGAGCGGCGCCGCCCCGAACCGCTCGTCGAATTCCGCTTCTTCCGCAGCGTCCCCTTCTCCGGCGCCGCGCTCACGGCGGTCACGTCGTTCGCCGCGCTGACCGGATTCCTCTTCCTCAGCACCCTGCATCTGCAGAACGACCGGGGCCTCTCGGCGTTCGAGGCCGGTCTTCATCTGCTGCCGATGGCCGCGATGACCGCCGTCTTCGCGCCACTGTCAGGGCATCTGGTCGCCGTACGCGGCGCACGTCTGCCACTGCTGCTAGCGGGTGTGTTCATGACGGCGAGCGGCGTGCTGTTCGCGCTCTTCGACGCCGAGCGGACCGACATGCTGCTCTTCACCGCGTACGTCCTGTTCGGCATCGGCTTCGGCCTGGTCAACGCGCCCATCACCAACGCCGCGGTCTCCGGGATGCCCCGCTCACGCTCCGGTCTGGCTGCGAGCATCGCCTCGACAAGTCGTCAGGTCGGCTCGGCACTGGGCGTCGCCGTCATCGGAGCGGCCGTCGCCGCCGGTTCGGACGTGACGGCCTGGTGGATCCTCACCGGATGCGGCGCGGCGGTGCTGCTGCTGGCGCTCCTCACCACCGGGCCCCGGGCGCGGGCCGGCGCGGACCGTGTCGCCTCCTGCCTGCCGCCCGAGCCGGCGGATGCCTCACCGGCATCCCCCGGCTGA
- a CDS encoding TIM barrel protein — MGGTDHRYTVNLSILFTELPLLERPAAAAAAGFTAVELWWPWVDAPVPERAELDSLRRALTDAGTRLTGLNFYAGQLPGPDRGALSVPGEESEKFRRNIDVAVDFAQSTGCTALNALYGNRVSGATPDEQDRLALENLVSAARAADSIGAVLLIEALNAIESPHCPIVSAPRAVSVVDEVNEATGLDNTRFLMDLYHLAMNGEDLHKVIDDHAARTGHVQIADSPGRGAPGTGELDFPDLLERLAKAGYEGRIGLEYKPGDLPSAESFEWLPRPLRRA; from the coding sequence ATCGGCGGCACCGATCACCGCTACACCGTCAACCTGTCGATCCTCTTCACCGAGCTTCCGCTGCTCGAACGCCCCGCCGCGGCCGCGGCCGCGGGCTTCACCGCGGTCGAGCTGTGGTGGCCGTGGGTGGACGCACCCGTGCCCGAACGGGCCGAACTGGACTCGCTGCGACGGGCGTTGACCGACGCCGGCACCCGGCTGACGGGTCTGAACTTCTACGCGGGCCAGCTGCCCGGACCGGACCGCGGTGCGCTGTCGGTGCCGGGTGAGGAGTCCGAGAAGTTCCGCCGGAACATCGACGTCGCCGTGGACTTCGCCCAGTCGACCGGCTGCACCGCACTCAACGCCCTCTACGGCAACCGCGTATCGGGGGCCACGCCGGACGAGCAGGACCGACTCGCCCTGGAGAACCTGGTGTCGGCGGCACGCGCGGCCGACAGCATCGGAGCGGTGCTGCTCATCGAGGCCCTCAACGCCATCGAGTCGCCGCACTGCCCCATCGTCAGCGCCCCCAGGGCCGTCTCGGTCGTGGACGAGGTCAACGAGGCCACGGGGCTGGACAACACGAGGTTCCTGATGGACCTCTACCACCTGGCGATGAACGGCGAGGACCTGCACAAGGTCATCGACGACCACGCGGCCCGCACCGGACACGTCCAGATCGCCGACAGCCCGGGCCGAGGTGCTCCCGGCACCGGCGAACTCGACTTCCCCGACCTGCTGGAGCGCCTCGCCAAGGCGGGTTACGAGGGCCGGATCGGCCTGGAGTACAAGCCCGGCGACCTTCCGAGCGCCGAGAGCTTCGAGTGGCTGCCGCGTCCGCTGCGCCGCGCCTGA
- a CDS encoding PadR family transcriptional regulator, whose amino-acid sequence MPRRALDNPIVLAVLGLLLEQSSHPYQMLSELRKRSESHTAVITRGTLYNTVAAMVEAGWVSVQGQQRSGNRPERTVYALTQAGHDELVRRLDSRVRNPEREFSRFLGAITYLGALGPSGAVDALTERAGRLRQRTDADETRLADALAAGVPRLHVIEAEYALCVARAEMAWIDSVIGEIRAGTLTWPGSAAASTLPDSAERKHTHDTDGA is encoded by the coding sequence ATGCCGCGCCGCGCTCTCGACAACCCGATCGTGCTGGCAGTGCTGGGGCTTCTGCTGGAACAGTCCTCGCACCCGTACCAGATGCTCTCCGAGCTGCGGAAACGAAGTGAAAGCCACACGGCGGTGATCACGCGGGGCACGCTCTACAACACCGTTGCCGCCATGGTCGAAGCGGGCTGGGTGAGCGTGCAGGGCCAACAGCGGTCCGGAAACCGCCCCGAGAGAACCGTCTACGCGCTCACGCAAGCAGGGCACGACGAACTGGTGCGAAGGCTGGACTCGCGGGTTCGCAACCCCGAGCGGGAGTTCTCGAGGTTCCTGGGCGCAATCACATACCTGGGCGCGCTCGGGCCGAGCGGCGCGGTCGACGCTCTGACCGAGCGCGCCGGGCGACTCCGGCAACGCACCGACGCGGACGAGACGCGTCTCGCGGACGCCTTGGCTGCCGGAGTGCCACGGCTCCACGTGATCGAAGCCGAGTACGCGCTGTGCGTCGCTCGCGCCGAGATGGCGTGGATCGACTCAGTCATCGGGGAAATCCGCGCGGGCACGCTCACTTGGCCCGGCTCCGCAGCGGCATCCACCTTGCCGGATTCGGCAGAGAGGAAGCACACACATGACACCGACGGCGCGTGA
- a CDS encoding endonuclease/exonuclease/phosphatase family protein, with the protein MLTGDRNHRIKRGGRGTVTEHQLQATARPVRPRYERVRREQKPRRTRRRPMAWFVGLVLAVLSVPLTFRGMNDDGPTPIAQLLAFLPWFLVPGWLALLYTVLARRGFLAVWAIAVLAATVGYTLPQGPDAPAGVSERTGKARFRVLTANVRYGTATEALVQTLRRERPQLVAVQECDTRCVEALRSARMYETYPYRNIIESGGAGGSALLSAFPLNKKSSLPGRLAMPSAVADIAGTSVKVQVAHPMPPTPESLGSWRKELKTLRAYGASRGSTPTIVAGDFNSSQDHAAFRSLLRTGLNDSARLTGQSRTPTWPNNTPLRPMGAQIDHVLVSDPLTAVDAQFLELKGSDHLAVLADLKLF; encoded by the coding sequence GTGTTGACGGGGGACCGGAACCATCGCATCAAGCGGGGCGGCCGTGGCACGGTGACCGAGCATCAGCTCCAGGCCACCGCACGGCCCGTCCGTCCCCGCTATGAGCGTGTACGGCGGGAACAGAAACCGCGGCGGACGCGCCGGCGCCCCATGGCCTGGTTCGTCGGCCTGGTGCTGGCGGTGCTGAGCGTGCCCCTCACCTTCCGCGGCATGAACGATGACGGGCCCACACCCATCGCTCAACTCCTCGCCTTCCTGCCCTGGTTCCTCGTGCCGGGATGGCTGGCGCTGCTCTACACGGTGCTGGCACGCCGGGGCTTCCTCGCCGTCTGGGCGATCGCCGTGCTCGCCGCCACCGTGGGATACACCCTGCCCCAGGGTCCGGACGCGCCCGCCGGTGTCTCCGAGCGGACGGGAAAGGCACGCTTCCGGGTCCTGACCGCCAACGTGCGCTACGGCACCGCGACGGAGGCACTGGTGCAGACGCTGCGCCGGGAGCGCCCCCAGCTCGTCGCCGTCCAGGAGTGCGACACCCGGTGCGTGGAGGCGCTGCGCAGCGCCAGGATGTACGAGACGTACCCGTACCGGAACATCATCGAGAGCGGCGGCGCGGGCGGTTCGGCACTGCTGAGCGCGTTCCCCTTGAACAAGAAGTCCTCCCTGCCTGGGCGCTTGGCCATGCCGAGCGCTGTCGCCGACATCGCCGGCACGAGCGTGAAGGTGCAGGTCGCCCATCCGATGCCGCCCACCCCTGAGTCCCTGGGCAGCTGGCGCAAGGAGCTCAAGACGCTGCGTGCGTACGGCGCTTCACGAGGCAGCACGCCGACGATCGTCGCGGGCGACTTCAACTCCTCCCAGGACCACGCCGCCTTCCGCTCCCTGCTGCGGACCGGACTGAACGACTCCGCCCGCCTCACCGGCCAGTCCCGCACACCGACGTGGCCCAACAACACGCCGCTGCGTCCCATGGGCGCGCAGATCGACCACGTCCTCGTCAGCGACCCGCTGACGGCGGTCGACGCCCAGTTCCTCGAACTCAAGGGCTCGGACCACCTGGCCGTACTGGCGGATCTGAAGCTGTTCTGA